A genomic window from Flintibacter sp. KGMB00164 includes:
- a CDS encoding lactate dehydrogenase, whose amino-acid sequence MIAQKVTSPRRPQGGTPPQNLTTRSNTMFYYYEKDGKILASDRSDLPYTPVTPRAGEPIYYLVEGDPILGRGSFKVNAPGQLLAPHSLEVLDESRLPTLELDEALSAALEAGQLTAVNTGRMGWESIFTAAPNSGKKRVHILAIGDVGSTLLTGLKLLGGDVISTIGICDLSDQITARWEFEMGQINLPWDYNAFPDVEVVKPENLFDCDVFVFVASKGIPPVGSQVKDVRMAQFENNAAIVKTYARMARKANFQGLWCAVSDPVDPLAKTAYLESNKDEDGNWDGKGLRPEQVQGYGLGVMNARAAYFAKKDEKLSSFLTEGRSFGPHGTGLFIANSIENYNEEISQELTHKTVTANLVMREIGFKPYVAPALSSGALSILLTLRGEWHCGSVFLDGIFMGCKNRYTPAGVETELLPHIPDPLFAHIREAADHLKTIL is encoded by the coding sequence CTGATCGCTCAGAAAGTCACATCGCCCCGTCGCCCGCAGGGCGGAACTCCCCCTCAAAATCTCACAACTAGGAGTAATACTATGTTTTATTATTACGAAAAGGATGGAAAAATCCTGGCCTCCGACCGCTCCGACCTGCCCTACACCCCCGTCACGCCCCGCGCCGGAGAGCCCATCTACTACCTGGTGGAGGGTGACCCCATCCTGGGCCGCGGCTCCTTTAAGGTGAACGCTCCCGGCCAGCTTCTGGCCCCCCACAGCTTGGAGGTGCTGGACGAGAGCCGCCTGCCCACCCTGGAGCTGGACGAGGCTCTCTCCGCCGCCCTGGAGGCAGGACAGCTCACCGCCGTGAACACCGGACGCATGGGCTGGGAGTCCATCTTCACCGCCGCTCCCAACAGCGGAAAGAAGCGGGTCCACATCCTGGCTATCGGCGACGTGGGCTCCACCCTGCTCACCGGTTTGAAGCTGCTGGGCGGGGACGTGATCTCCACCATCGGCATCTGCGACCTCTCCGACCAGATCACCGCCCGGTGGGAATTTGAGATGGGGCAAATTAACCTCCCCTGGGACTACAATGCCTTCCCCGACGTGGAGGTGGTCAAGCCCGAAAACCTCTTCGACTGCGACGTATTTGTCTTTGTGGCCTCCAAGGGGATCCCGCCGGTAGGCTCCCAGGTGAAGGACGTGCGCATGGCCCAGTTTGAGAACAACGCCGCCATCGTCAAGACCTACGCCCGTATGGCCCGGAAGGCCAACTTCCAGGGCCTGTGGTGCGCCGTGTCCGACCCGGTGGATCCCCTGGCCAAGACCGCCTATCTGGAGAGCAACAAGGACGAGGATGGCAACTGGGACGGCAAGGGTCTGCGGCCTGAACAGGTCCAGGGCTACGGCCTTGGCGTCATGAACGCCCGGGCGGCCTACTTTGCCAAGAAGGACGAGAAGCTCTCCTCCTTCCTCACCGAGGGCCGCTCCTTCGGCCCCCACGGCACCGGCCTGTTTATTGCTAACTCCATTGAGAACTACAACGAGGAAATTTCCCAGGAACTGACCCACAAGACGGTCACCGCCAACCTGGTCATGCGGGAGATCGGCTTTAAGCCCTACGTGGCTCCCGCCCTGTCCTCCGGCGCCCTGTCCATCCTGCTCACCCTGCGGGGCGAGTGGCACTGCGGCTCCGTCTTCCTGGACGGCATCTTCATGGGCTGCAAGAACCGCTACACCCCCGCTGGCGTGGAGACCGAGCTGCTGCCCCACATCCCCGATCCCCTGTTTGCCCACATCCGGGAGGCCGCTGACCATTTGAAGACCATCCTGTAA
- a CDS encoding NAD(P)H-dependent oxidoreductase, with product MSLTVLYPTLPNTVDQARLDRVLDRALAGREVRLVRRAEDLSQLQGERILFALSLDEAGQNFEYYRMLSRLRREPELLESCTGGLVVDGPGELYTKSTAAELALAMNRAGCALLGRPLVEATGSLANFRIQAKNLGTDLAGAYEAAVADTAQRLEHEVFARHVRPKLLVLHASSHHTSNTMALWSALHQRLGDNWDVTEIGLRNGTLSDCAGCPYTMCLHFGERGGCFYGGVMQEEVYPAVRSADALLLLCPNYNDALSANLTACINRLTALFRQTRFYHKAVFALVVSGYSGCDTVARQVISAMSMNKSFYLPPRFALMATANDPGEAMAAPDINQRLDQFAETMRRTLVQE from the coding sequence ATGTCCCTGACTGTACTCTATCCCACCCTCCCCAACACGGTGGACCAAGCTCGGCTGGACCGGGTGCTGGACCGTGCTCTGGCAGGCCGGGAGGTTCGGCTCGTCCGCCGGGCTGAGGACCTCTCTCAGCTCCAGGGGGAGCGTATCCTGTTTGCCCTGTCTCTGGACGAGGCCGGACAGAATTTTGAGTATTATCGGATGCTCTCCCGGCTGCGCCGGGAGCCGGAGCTGCTGGAGAGCTGCACCGGCGGCCTCGTTGTGGACGGCCCTGGAGAGCTCTACACCAAGTCCACGGCGGCAGAGCTGGCCCTGGCCATGAACCGTGCCGGGTGCGCCCTGCTGGGCCGCCCCCTGGTGGAGGCCACCGGCTCCCTGGCCAACTTCCGCATCCAGGCCAAAAATCTGGGCACCGACCTGGCCGGAGCCTATGAGGCCGCGGTAGCGGACACCGCCCAGCGGCTGGAGCATGAGGTCTTTGCCCGCCACGTTCGGCCCAAGCTGCTGGTGCTCCACGCCTCCAGCCACCACACCTCCAACACCATGGCCCTGTGGAGTGCCCTGCACCAGCGCCTGGGGGACAACTGGGACGTCACGGAGATCGGTCTGCGCAACGGCACCCTGTCCGACTGCGCCGGCTGCCCCTACACCATGTGTCTCCACTTCGGCGAGCGGGGCGGCTGCTTCTATGGCGGCGTGATGCAGGAGGAGGTCTACCCCGCCGTGCGCTCTGCCGACGCACTGCTCCTTCTGTGCCCCAACTATAATGACGCTCTCTCCGCCAACCTCACCGCCTGCATTAACCGCCTCACCGCTCTCTTCCGGCAGACCCGCTTTTATCACAAGGCGGTCTTTGCCCTGGTGGTGTCGGGCTACTCAGGCTGCGATACGGTAGCGCGACAGGTTATCTCCGCTATGAGCATGAACAAATCCTTCTACCTGCCCCCCCGCTTCGCCCTCATGGCTACCGCCAATGATCCCGGCGAGGCTATGGCTGCCCCGGATATCAACCAGCGGCTGGATCAATTTGCAGAAACCATGCGCCGAACTTTGGTGCAGGAATAA
- a CDS encoding peptidoglycan DD-metalloendopeptidase family protein has protein sequence MNQNRWKKLGDFLLGKGFYIVLFLCVAAMGISGYYLIRSVSGGGEIDDQAVTGNPTVVLPDSSAQTPPKAETPAEKTPEKQSAVQEEKDDPEALPQTQAQDQTTRDVVYTWPVKGELLRGFAVETLSYDQTMGDWRTHAGVDIAAEVGRKVWAAGEGTVSEVYEDPMMGVTVVIEHPDGVISTYSNLAADPLVAVGDTVDTGAEIGAVGETAIAESAMEPHLHLEMTKEGEAVDPVTLLPDQL, from the coding sequence TTGAACCAAAATCGATGGAAAAAGCTGGGGGACTTTCTGCTGGGGAAAGGATTTTACATCGTCCTTTTCCTGTGCGTGGCCGCAATGGGAATTTCGGGCTATTATTTGATCCGCTCCGTCAGCGGGGGCGGCGAAATCGACGATCAGGCCGTAACCGGCAACCCCACCGTGGTACTGCCTGACAGCAGCGCCCAGACGCCGCCCAAGGCGGAGACGCCTGCGGAAAAGACTCCGGAAAAGCAGTCCGCCGTCCAGGAGGAGAAGGACGATCCTGAGGCCCTGCCTCAGACCCAGGCTCAGGACCAGACCACCCGGGACGTGGTGTACACTTGGCCGGTGAAGGGAGAACTGCTGCGGGGCTTTGCCGTGGAGACCCTGTCCTATGACCAGACCATGGGAGACTGGCGCACCCACGCGGGGGTAGACATCGCCGCAGAGGTGGGGCGCAAGGTCTGGGCCGCCGGAGAGGGTACGGTGAGCGAGGTGTATGAGGACCCCATGATGGGAGTCACCGTAGTGATCGAGCACCCGGACGGGGTAATCAGCACCTACTCCAACCTGGCCGCCGACCCCCTGGTGGCGGTGGGTGACACGGTGGATACCGGCGCGGAGATCGGCGCGGTGGGTGAGACCGCCATTGCCGAGAGCGCCATGGAGCCCCACCTGCACCTGGAGATGACCAAGGAGGGGGAGGCCGTGGACCCGGTCACCCTGCTGCCCGACCAGCTTTGA
- a CDS encoding pitrilysin family protein, with the protein MYRSITLPNGARILTQRIPGVRSAALGFFVGAGSRHELASENGAAHFIEHMSFKGTATRSAGDLAREMDAIGGQVNAYTTKEHTCYYARCLDSHLDRAVDLLCDMLFASRFDQRDVEVERGVILEEIGMYEDTPEDLCAERLSMAVYKGDSLGRPILGRASTLEKMTGEWLRQWQQEHYRPQAMVVSLAGSFTQQHVDALAQRLSALPQGPTSPGRQAYYRSAVTVRKKAIEQNHLILAFPGLSYLDERRYQLLLLNSILGGGCSSRLFQQLREQRGLCYSVYSYVSDHADTGFLGIYTGLSREQEEPALETVRAIVSQLADQGPSQEELDRAREQAKANILMGLESVQARMSHLGSSMLLYGRVREPEELLAAYDQVTREDLRTLSQEIFTFPRASLSAVGRVRSGEEYTNWLEHGTF; encoded by the coding sequence ATGTATCGAAGCATTACACTGCCCAACGGCGCCCGCATTCTCACCCAGCGCATCCCCGGTGTGCGCTCTGCCGCCCTGGGCTTTTTTGTGGGAGCTGGCTCCCGCCACGAGTTGGCCTCGGAAAACGGCGCCGCCCACTTCATTGAGCATATGTCCTTCAAAGGCACCGCCACCCGCTCCGCCGGAGACCTGGCCCGGGAGATGGACGCCATCGGCGGCCAGGTAAACGCCTACACCACCAAGGAGCACACCTGCTACTACGCCCGCTGTCTGGACAGCCACCTGGACCGGGCAGTGGATCTGCTGTGCGACATGCTCTTTGCCTCCCGCTTTGACCAGCGGGACGTGGAGGTGGAGCGGGGCGTCATTCTGGAGGAGATCGGCATGTACGAGGACACCCCCGAGGACCTGTGCGCCGAGCGGCTGTCCATGGCGGTGTACAAGGGCGACTCCCTGGGCCGGCCCATTCTGGGCCGGGCTTCCACCCTGGAGAAGATGACGGGCGAGTGGCTGCGCCAGTGGCAGCAGGAGCACTACCGTCCCCAGGCCATGGTGGTCTCTCTGGCGGGCAGCTTCACCCAGCAGCATGTGGACGCTCTGGCCCAGCGTCTGTCCGCCCTGCCCCAAGGTCCCACCTCCCCCGGCCGTCAGGCCTACTACCGCAGCGCCGTCACCGTGCGGAAAAAGGCCATTGAGCAAAACCATCTGATTCTGGCCTTCCCAGGCCTGTCCTACCTGGACGAGCGGCGCTATCAGCTGCTGCTGCTCAACTCCATTCTGGGCGGCGGCTGCTCCTCCCGGCTGTTCCAGCAGCTGCGGGAGCAGCGGGGTCTGTGCTACTCCGTGTATTCCTACGTCTCCGACCACGCCGACACCGGCTTTCTGGGTATCTACACTGGCCTAAGCCGGGAGCAGGAGGAGCCCGCCCTGGAGACGGTGCGCGCCATTGTCTCCCAACTGGCGGACCAGGGTCCCTCCCAGGAGGAGCTGGACCGCGCCCGGGAACAGGCCAAGGCCAACATCCTCATGGGGCTGGAGTCGGTCCAGGCCCGGATGAGCCACCTGGGCAGTTCCATGCTGCTCTATGGCCGGGTGCGGGAGCCGGAGGAGCTGCTGGCGGCCTATGACCAGGTCACCCGGGAGGACCTGCGCACCCTCAGCCAGGAGATCTTCACCTTCCCCCGGGCCTCCCTGTCCGCGGTGGGCCGGGTGCGCTCCGGCGAAGAGTACACCAACTGGCTGGAACACGGCACTTTTTAA
- a CDS encoding AAA family ATPase, with translation MELFEELEQEGIDRGLLEAIRAFRAEHPVPQEAQGRLIRPKLLYYGREVWQAAATALLCGENLLLSGPKATGKNVLAENLAAAFGRPVWNVSMYVNIDAASLIGADTLKEGEVVFREGPVCQCARLGGFGVLDEVNMAKNEALAVLHAALDFRRVLDVPGYRPVPLDDAARFIGTMNYGYAGTRELNEALVSRFAVVDMPVIAQEDLEKLLRRAFPHLKSKWVGQFAALFQDLRDKCQSGEISTRTLDLRGLLAALRLIEHGLTAGQALELGLVNKAFDPYERQLAADVIAARIPREACRGQLMED, from the coding sequence ATGGAGCTCTTTGAGGAACTGGAACAGGAGGGGATAGACCGGGGGCTGCTGGAGGCCATTCGGGCCTTTCGGGCGGAGCACCCGGTGCCCCAGGAGGCACAGGGACGGCTGATCCGGCCCAAGCTGCTGTACTACGGCCGGGAGGTATGGCAGGCCGCGGCCACTGCTCTGCTGTGCGGGGAAAACCTGCTCCTCTCCGGCCCGAAAGCCACCGGGAAAAATGTCCTGGCGGAAAATCTGGCCGCCGCCTTTGGACGCCCGGTGTGGAATGTGTCCATGTATGTAAATATCGACGCGGCCTCCCTCATCGGGGCAGATACCCTGAAGGAGGGCGAGGTGGTGTTCCGGGAGGGACCGGTGTGCCAGTGTGCCCGCCTGGGGGGCTTTGGCGTACTGGACGAGGTGAATATGGCCAAAAATGAGGCCCTGGCCGTGCTCCACGCCGCCCTGGATTTCCGCCGGGTCCTTGACGTGCCGGGCTACCGCCCTGTCCCTCTGGACGATGCCGCCCGGTTTATCGGCACTATGAACTACGGCTACGCCGGCACCCGGGAGCTCAACGAGGCCCTGGTGTCCCGCTTTGCGGTGGTGGATATGCCGGTGATCGCCCAGGAGGACCTGGAAAAGCTGCTGCGCCGGGCCTTTCCCCATCTAAAAAGCAAGTGGGTGGGGCAGTTTGCCGCCCTGTTCCAGGACCTGCGGGACAAGTGCCAGAGCGGGGAAATCTCCACCCGCACCCTGGATCTGCGTGGACTGCTGGCCGCTCTGCGGCTTATCGAGCATGGCCTCACCGCCGGGCAGGCTCTGGAGCTGGGGCTGGTGAACAAGGCCTTTGACCCCTATGAGCGGCAGCTGGCCGCCGATGTGATCGCCGCCCGCATCCCCCGGGAAGCATGCCGGGGCCAGCTGATGGAGGACTGA
- the tsaA gene encoding tRNA (N6-threonylcarbamoyladenosine(37)-N6)-methyltransferase TrmO, whose amino-acid sequence MAEQSALHIIARIHSDFPTKFGIPRQSGLVEELKATIVFEPEYRNPDALRGLEGFSHLWLIWQFSQAVRKDWSPTVRPPRLGGNTRMGVFATRSPFRPNPIGLSCVGLEGVELHTPQGPVIHVTGADLMDGSPIYDIKPYIPYADCRPQAVGGFASAPKEATLEVDIPPELLAQVPEELREALIGVLAQDPRPTYQHDPERVYGMAFGGLEVRFTVEEPVLHVREITASKSGGEEHGAL is encoded by the coding sequence ATGGCAGAACAGAGTGCCTTACATATTATCGCCCGCATCCACAGCGACTTCCCCACCAAGTTTGGTATCCCGCGGCAGAGCGGCCTGGTGGAGGAGCTGAAAGCCACCATTGTCTTTGAGCCGGAGTACCGCAATCCCGACGCCCTGCGGGGGCTGGAGGGATTTTCTCACCTGTGGCTCATCTGGCAGTTTTCCCAGGCGGTGCGCAAGGACTGGTCGCCCACGGTGCGCCCGCCTCGTCTGGGGGGCAATACCCGCATGGGGGTCTTTGCCACCCGTTCTCCGTTCCGGCCCAATCCCATCGGGCTGAGCTGCGTGGGGCTGGAAGGGGTGGAACTGCACACCCCTCAGGGACCGGTGATCCATGTTACCGGGGCCGATCTGATGGATGGCAGTCCCATCTATGATATCAAGCCTTATATCCCCTACGCCGACTGCCGTCCTCAGGCGGTGGGAGGCTTTGCCAGCGCGCCCAAGGAGGCCACCCTGGAGGTGGATATCCCCCCGGAACTGCTCGCTCAGGTGCCGGAGGAACTGCGGGAGGCGCTGATCGGCGTGCTGGCCCAGGACCCACGCCCCACCTATCAGCACGACCCGGAGCGGGTGTACGGCATGGCCTTCGGAGGGCTGGAGGTGCGCTTTACGGTGGAAGAGCCGGTCCTCCATGTGCGGGAGATTACAGCAAGCAAATCAGGAGGCGAGGAGCATGGAGCTCTTTGA
- a CDS encoding response regulator transcription factor, whose product MRILLAEDERSLSRAVIALLEKNNYSADAVYDGQEALEYLEAGNYDALILDLMMPKMDGLTVLRTLREQGNPIPVLILTAKSEVDDKVLGLDTGANDYLTKPFSTQELMARIRAMTRSQTGGQVTSRLTFGNITLDQATFELSSPAGSFRLANKEFQMMEMLMRNPRQIIPTERFLERIWGYDSEVELSVVWVYISYLRKKLSALRSNIQIKVTRNAGYSLEGPV is encoded by the coding sequence ATGCGCATTCTGCTTGCTGAGGATGAACGCTCCCTGTCCCGGGCGGTCATTGCCCTGCTGGAAAAAAACAATTACTCCGCCGATGCGGTTTATGACGGCCAGGAGGCCCTGGAGTACCTGGAGGCGGGAAACTACGACGCCCTCATCCTGGATCTGATGATGCCGAAAATGGATGGACTGACGGTGCTGCGCACCCTGCGGGAGCAGGGCAACCCCATTCCGGTGCTGATCCTCACCGCCAAATCCGAGGTGGACGACAAGGTGCTGGGGCTGGACACCGGCGCTAACGACTACCTCACCAAGCCCTTCTCCACCCAGGAACTCATGGCCCGCATCCGCGCCATGACCCGCAGCCAGACCGGGGGACAGGTCACCAGCCGTCTCACCTTCGGCAACATCACCCTGGATCAGGCCACCTTTGAGCTCTCCTCCCCTGCGGGCAGCTTCCGCCTGGCCAACAAGGAATTTCAGATGATGGAGATGCTCATGCGCAATCCCAGGCAGATCATCCCCACCGAGCGCTTTCTGGAGCGGATCTGGGGCTATGACAGCGAGGTAGAACTGAGCGTGGTGTGGGTGTACATCTCCTACCTGCGTAAAAAGCTCTCTGCCCTGCGCTCCAACATCCAGATCAAGGTCACCCGGAACGCAGGCTATTCTTTGGAGGGACCGGTATGA
- a CDS encoding HAMP domain-containing sensor histidine kinase produces the protein MIKKLRAKLILACMFSLAVVLLVILGGVNLMSYQKVVSDADTVLSLLAANDGAFPKLRAPQEEKDEGYFAPFGTPGDKRDLFNQRIMSPETPYESRFFSVLLGEDGQAVETDTGQIAAVDAEQATDYAQKAAASGKTSGFLGDYRFLVQNESGGIRVIFLDCGRSLSSFRTTLLASVSLAVLGLAAVLLLLLILSRRIVRPMAESYEKQRQFITDAGHELKTPMTIISADADLAEMECGENQWLTDIRRQAQRLTALTNDLIYLSRMEEEQPKLQYIDFPISDVVEEMAQSFAAPARSQDKELQVQVQPMLSFKGDEKGIRQLVSILLDNALKYSPSGGQLALRLEKQGRNLLLTVSNTCAQPMEQDKLPHLFDRFYRTDQSRNSQSGGYGLGLSIAKSIVSAHKGKIRAESHDGTQLSIQVTLAAG, from the coding sequence ATGATCAAAAAGCTGCGGGCCAAGCTCATTCTGGCCTGTATGTTCTCTCTGGCCGTGGTGCTGCTGGTCATTCTGGGCGGCGTCAATCTGATGAGCTATCAGAAAGTGGTCTCCGACGCCGACACCGTGCTGTCTCTGCTGGCGGCCAATGACGGCGCATTTCCCAAGCTTCGCGCTCCCCAGGAGGAAAAGGACGAGGGCTACTTTGCCCCCTTTGGCACACCGGGAGACAAACGGGATCTGTTCAACCAGCGGATCATGTCTCCCGAAACCCCCTACGAGTCCCGTTTCTTCTCCGTTTTGCTGGGGGAGGACGGTCAGGCGGTAGAGACGGACACAGGACAGATCGCCGCCGTGGACGCAGAGCAAGCCACCGACTACGCCCAAAAAGCAGCCGCGTCCGGAAAGACCTCCGGATTTTTGGGTGACTACCGCTTTCTGGTCCAGAATGAGTCCGGAGGCATACGGGTCATTTTTCTGGACTGCGGCCGCAGTCTCTCCTCCTTCCGCACCACCCTGCTGGCCAGCGTATCTCTGGCTGTGCTGGGGCTGGCAGCGGTGCTGCTCCTGCTGCTGATTCTGTCCCGGCGCATTGTGCGCCCCATGGCAGAGAGCTATGAGAAGCAGCGCCAGTTCATTACCGACGCAGGCCACGAGCTGAAAACTCCCATGACCATTATCAGCGCAGACGCCGATCTGGCCGAGATGGAGTGCGGAGAAAACCAGTGGCTTACCGATATCCGCCGCCAGGCCCAGCGTCTGACCGCCTTGACCAACGACCTCATCTACCTCTCCCGCATGGAGGAGGAACAGCCTAAACTGCAATATATCGACTTTCCCATCTCCGACGTGGTGGAGGAGATGGCCCAGTCCTTTGCCGCTCCCGCCCGCAGCCAGGACAAGGAGCTCCAGGTACAGGTGCAGCCCATGCTCTCCTTTAAGGGGGATGAAAAGGGGATTCGCCAGCTGGTCTCCATTCTGCTGGATAACGCCCTAAAATATTCTCCTTCCGGCGGACAGCTGGCGCTGCGCCTGGAAAAGCAGGGACGCAATCTGCTGCTTACCGTATCCAACACCTGTGCTCAGCCCATGGAGCAGGACAAGCTCCCCCATCTGTTTGACCGCTTCTACCGCACCGACCAGTCCCGCAACAGTCAAAGCGGCGGCTACGGTCTGGGGCTGTCCATTGCAAAGAGTATCGTCTCGGCCCACAAGGGCAAAATTCGGGCCGAGAGCCACGACGGAACACAGCTGAGTATACAGGTTACATTGGCCGCCGGATAA
- a CDS encoding trypsin-like peptidase domain-containing protein: MYHDRFDAPLDQEQSHSSLPIKHDALAPRSNRRSKLRRLSGRVASLLLSGALLGGAAAGSFYGVNQLLPDSSNGQTVSAQTTSGVLTSLGSTSGTSTRYGMDVSDVAESALPGVVAITNISVQEVRSYFNRFGPNGAGQTQMEETTSCGSGVIFSMDDTYLYIVTNQHVVDGATTLSVSFVDNAVCEAQLCGTDADVDIAVLKVALSNLSEDTLSQITVIPIGNSDELDVGEQVVAIGNALGYGQSVTTGIVSALDRALTSENGTTSTYIQTDAAINPGNSGGALLNLDGELIGINTAKLSDTDVEGMGYAIPISDVVDLISELMTQTTDLSQTSATQSSYYGAPWNRT, translated from the coding sequence ATGTATCACGATCGCTTTGACGCCCCTCTGGACCAGGAGCAAAGCCATTCTTCTCTTCCCATCAAACACGATGCACTGGCTCCCCGCAGTAACCGGCGCAGCAAGCTTCGCCGCCTCTCCGGCCGCGTGGCCTCCCTGCTGCTCAGCGGCGCTCTGCTGGGCGGCGCAGCCGCCGGCTCCTTCTATGGCGTAAACCAGCTTCTGCCCGACTCCTCCAATGGCCAGACGGTCTCGGCCCAGACTACATCCGGGGTGCTCACCTCTCTGGGCAGCACCTCCGGCACATCCACACGCTACGGCATGGACGTCTCCGACGTGGCGGAGAGCGCCCTGCCCGGCGTAGTGGCCATCACCAACATCTCCGTGCAGGAGGTGCGCAGCTACTTTAACCGCTTTGGTCCCAATGGAGCGGGCCAGACCCAAATGGAAGAGACCACCAGCTGCGGCTCCGGCGTTATTTTCTCCATGGATGACACCTACCTCTATATTGTCACCAACCAGCACGTGGTGGACGGTGCCACCACCCTCTCGGTGAGCTTTGTGGACAACGCGGTCTGTGAGGCCCAGCTTTGCGGCACAGACGCAGATGTGGACATTGCCGTGCTTAAGGTAGCCCTATCCAACCTGAGTGAAGATACCCTGTCTCAGATCACCGTCATCCCCATCGGCAACTCCGACGAGCTGGATGTAGGCGAGCAGGTAGTGGCCATCGGCAACGCTCTGGGCTACGGCCAGTCGGTCACCACCGGCATCGTCAGTGCCCTGGACCGTGCCCTCACCAGTGAGAACGGCACCACCTCCACTTATATCCAGACCGACGCTGCCATCAACCCGGGCAACAGCGGCGGCGCCCTGCTCAATCTGGACGGCGAACTCATCGGCATCAACACCGCCAAGCTCTCCGACACCGACGTGGAGGGCATGGGCTATGCCATTCCCATCTCTGACGTGGTGGATTTGATCTCGGAGCTGATGACCCAGACTACCGACCTCTCCCAGACCTCCGCCACCCAGTCCTCTTACTACGGCGCTCCCTGGAACCGCACCTGA
- a CDS encoding transcriptional repressor: MTKYAKTMLELIETSRSHMTAEQVFHALRQVYPKVALATVYNNLNRLWEEGRIRKVSIEGMPDRYDRIQRHDHLVCQGCGKLVDIDLGDLTQRLQTQVDVPILAYDLKLMYLCPECRSRNQEPETKA; encoded by the coding sequence ATGACAAAATACGCAAAAACCATGCTGGAACTGATCGAGACCTCCCGCAGCCACATGACAGCGGAGCAGGTCTTTCACGCCCTGCGGCAGGTCTATCCCAAGGTGGCCCTGGCCACGGTGTACAATAACCTCAACCGCCTGTGGGAGGAGGGACGGATCCGCAAGGTGTCCATCGAGGGGATGCCCGACCGGTATGACCGCATCCAGCGCCATGACCACCTGGTGTGCCAGGGCTGCGGCAAGCTGGTGGATATCGATCTGGGGGATTTGACCCAGCGGTTACAGACCCAGGTGGATGTGCCCATTCTGGCCTACGACCTGAAGCTGATGTATCTGTGCCCCGAGTGCCGCAGCCGGAATCAGGAACCGGAGACAAAGGCCTGA
- the nspC gene encoding carboxynorspermidine decarboxylase: protein MGYKTLRDPQFAGLGNYDPKALFAQLPTPAYVIDQERLRENGQVLAALAERTGCKVLLAQKAFSNYDFYPLLAPYLAGTEASGLYEARLGKEEMPQGEVHVFCGAYRPDEFEELLQYADHIVFNSIHQLKAFGPQGREAGKSLGLRINPQCSTQEGHAIYDPCAPGSRMGVTRDVWDKEMDEATLELLDGLHFHTLCEQNSDDLKTTLHAVEEKFGDILPQMKWLNMGGGHHITRPDYDLDTLEACIRHAQQAWGVTVYLEPGEAVALNAGYFVSRVLDIVENSGTKIAILDASAACHMPDVLEMPYQPPILGADTQPGEGHPFRLAGPTCLAGDVVGDYTFEKELKVGDLVVFGDMAIYTTCKNNTFNGMPLPDLWRLDRAGNLTRLTQFGYQDFKMRLGRP from the coding sequence ATGGGATATAAGACCTTACGAGATCCTCAGTTTGCGGGCCTTGGAAACTACGACCCCAAAGCCCTGTTTGCCCAGCTTCCCACCCCCGCCTATGTGATCGACCAGGAGCGGCTGCGGGAAAACGGCCAGGTGCTCGCCGCCCTGGCAGAGCGTACCGGGTGCAAAGTGCTGCTGGCCCAGAAGGCCTTCTCCAACTACGACTTTTATCCCCTCCTGGCTCCCTATCTGGCTGGCACCGAGGCCAGCGGCCTCTATGAGGCCCGTCTGGGCAAGGAGGAGATGCCCCAGGGTGAGGTCCACGTGTTCTGCGGGGCCTACCGCCCGGACGAATTTGAGGAGCTTTTGCAATACGCCGACCACATCGTCTTCAACTCCATCCACCAGTTGAAAGCCTTCGGTCCACAGGGCAGGGAGGCGGGCAAGAGCCTGGGGCTGCGCATCAATCCCCAGTGCTCCACCCAGGAGGGCCACGCCATCTATGACCCCTGCGCCCCCGGCAGCCGCATGGGGGTGACCCGGGACGTATGGGATAAGGAGATGGACGAGGCCACCCTGGAACTGCTGGACGGCCTTCATTTCCACACCCTGTGCGAGCAGAACTCCGACGACCTGAAAACTACCCTTCATGCAGTCGAGGAGAAGTTTGGGGACATTCTGCCCCAAATGAAATGGCTCAACATGGGAGGCGGGCACCACATCACCCGCCCGGACTACGACCTGGATACCTTGGAGGCGTGCATCCGACACGCTCAGCAGGCCTGGGGCGTCACCGTCTACCTGGAGCCTGGGGAGGCGGTGGCCCTGAATGCGGGCTACTTTGTCAGCCGGGTGCTGGACATTGTGGAAAACAGCGGCACGAAAATCGCCATTTTGGACGCCAGTGCCGCCTGCCACATGCCCGACGTGCTGGAGATGCCTTACCAGCCACCCATCCTGGGGGCCGACACCCAGCCGGGTGAAGGGCATCCCTTCCGTCTGGCCGGTCCCACCTGCCTGGCGGGCGACGTGGTGGGGGACTACACCTTTGAGAAAGAACTCAAGGTGGGCGACCTGGTCGTCTTTGGAGACATGGCCATCTACACCACCTGCAAAAACAACACCTTCAACGGCATGCCCCTGCCCGATCTCTGGCGGCTGGACCGGGCGGGAAATCTCACCAGACTGACCCAATTTGGTTATCAGGACTTTAAAATGCGCCTGGGACGCCCCTGA